The Deltaproteobacteria bacterium genome window below encodes:
- a CDS encoding cysteine desulfurase, with protein sequence MSTPFRDAELARIRADFPILDQKVHGKPLVFLDSAASTQKPRVVIDAISRLYAEDYANVHRGVYQLAERATAAYEAGREAARRLLHAPDAREVILLRGTTEAINLVAQSWGRANVGPGDEILVTAMEHHSNIVPWQLLCAERGAQLVVAPIDDSGALVLEELERRVGPRTKLVAAVHVSNALGTRNPLREIVEIAHAAGARVLVDGAQAVARLPVDVRAIGCDFYAFSGHKVYGPSGIGALWGRAELLEAMPPWQGGGEMIESVSFEKTTWARLPHKFEAGTPHIAGGAGLAAAIGYLEAAGVERVEAHEDDLLAYATEAVREVPGLRLIGTAPDKAGVLAFVLDGVHAHDVGTILDREGVAVRAGHHCAQPVMQRFGVPATVRASFGLYNSRADVDALLRGLRTVVEVFR encoded by the coding sequence GTGAGCACGCCCTTCCGCGACGCCGAGCTGGCGCGCATCCGCGCCGACTTCCCGATCCTCGACCAGAAGGTGCACGGCAAGCCCCTGGTCTTCCTCGACAGCGCCGCCAGCACCCAGAAGCCGCGCGTCGTGATCGACGCGATCTCGCGGCTCTACGCCGAGGACTACGCGAACGTCCACCGCGGCGTGTATCAGCTCGCCGAGCGCGCGACGGCCGCCTACGAGGCCGGCCGCGAGGCGGCGCGCCGCCTGCTCCACGCCCCCGACGCCCGCGAGGTGATCCTCCTGCGCGGCACCACCGAGGCGATCAACCTGGTGGCGCAGAGCTGGGGCCGCGCGAACGTCGGGCCGGGCGACGAGATCCTGGTCACGGCGATGGAGCACCACTCGAACATCGTGCCGTGGCAGCTCCTGTGCGCCGAGCGCGGCGCACAGCTCGTGGTGGCGCCGATCGACGACAGCGGAGCGCTGGTCCTCGAGGAGCTCGAGCGGCGGGTCGGGCCCCGCACGAAGCTGGTTGCGGCCGTGCACGTCTCGAACGCGCTCGGCACGCGCAACCCGCTGCGCGAGATCGTCGAGATCGCCCACGCGGCGGGTGCGCGCGTGCTGGTCGACGGCGCGCAGGCGGTGGCGCGGCTGCCCGTCGACGTGCGCGCGATCGGCTGCGACTTCTACGCCTTCTCCGGGCACAAGGTCTACGGGCCGTCGGGGATCGGCGCGCTCTGGGGCCGCGCGGAGCTGCTCGAGGCGATGCCTCCCTGGCAGGGCGGCGGCGAGATGATCGAGTCGGTGAGCTTCGAGAAGACGACCTGGGCCCGGCTCCCGCACAAGTTCGAGGCCGGCACCCCGCACATCGCCGGCGGCGCGGGCCTCGCGGCCGCGATCGGCTACCTGGAGGCGGCCGGCGTCGAGCGGGTCGAGGCGCACGAGGACGATCTCCTCGCCTACGCGACCGAGGCGGTACGGGAGGTCCCGGGCCTGCGCCTGATCGGCACCGCGCCGGACAAGGCCGGCGTGCTGGCCTTCGTCCTCGACGGCGTCCACGCCCACGACGTCGGCACGATCCTCGACCGCGAGGGCGTGGCGGTGCGCGCAGGCCACCACTGCGCGCAGCCGGTGATGCAGCGCTTCGGCGTGCCGGCGACCGTGCGCGCCTCCTTCGGCCTCTACAACTCCCGCGCCGACGTCGACGCGCTGCTGCGCGGGCTGCGGACGGTGGTCGAGGTGTTCCGATGA
- a CDS encoding SUF system Fe-S cluster assembly protein, whose protein sequence is MTDETLPASDRHPNDPIASEPTPAPERGGIEAAVIAQLKTVYDPEIPVDIYELGLVYAVEVSDEGHVEIRMTLTSPMCPVAGSLPPEVEAKVAQVPGVQSSRVELVWEPPWNPSMMSEAARLELGFD, encoded by the coding sequence ATGACCGACGAGACCCTGCCGGCGAGCGATCGCCACCCGAACGACCCGATCGCGAGCGAGCCCACCCCGGCGCCCGAGCGCGGCGGGATCGAGGCCGCCGTGATCGCCCAGCTCAAGACCGTCTACGACCCCGAGATCCCCGTCGACATCTACGAGCTCGGCCTCGTCTACGCGGTCGAGGTGAGCGACGAGGGCCACGTCGAGATCCGCATGACGCTGACGTCGCCGATGTGTCCGGTCGCCGGCTCGCTGCCGCCCGAGGTGGAGGCGAAGGTGGCCCAGGTGCCGGGGGTGCAGTCGTCCCGGGTCGAGCTGGTGTGGGAGCCGCCCTGGAACCCGAGCATGATGTCGGAGGCGGCGCGCCTCGAACTGGGCTTCGACTGA
- a CDS encoding SUF system Fe-S cluster assembly regulator gives MSRITDYGIVLLTHLAAGAGDQVHNARELARRAGLPLPVVSKILKILTREGFLLSHRGIKGGYALARRPGEISVASIIDALEGPIALTECGTEAHGACARESRCAVRQPWQQINREVRKALARVRLADLVPPGGPAPPHRVLLTLTDPPPAPPSGAPAE, from the coding sequence ATGAGCCGCATCACCGACTACGGCATCGTCCTGCTGACCCACCTGGCAGCCGGCGCCGGCGACCAGGTGCACAACGCCCGCGAGCTCGCCCGCCGCGCCGGCCTCCCGCTCCCGGTCGTGAGCAAGATCCTGAAGATCCTGACCCGCGAGGGCTTCCTGCTCTCGCACCGGGGGATCAAGGGCGGCTACGCGCTGGCGCGCCGGCCCGGGGAGATCTCGGTCGCCTCGATCATCGACGCGCTCGAGGGGCCGATCGCGCTCACCGAGTGCGGGACCGAGGCGCACGGCGCCTGCGCGCGCGAGTCGCGCTGCGCGGTGCGCCAGCCCTGGCAGCAGATCAACCGCGAGGTGCGCAAGGCGCTCGCGCGCGTGCGCCTCGCGGACCTCGTGCCCCCGGGCGGCCCGGCGCCGCCGCACCGCGTCCTCCTGACCCTCACCGATCCGCCGCCGGCGCCGCCGTCCGGCGCACCGGCCGAATAG
- the msrA gene encoding peptide-methionine (S)-S-oxide reductase MsrA: MTGAAGRARIGAAGRIGVIGIVLLAGAASRAEPAAPEPGEPGTASAVFAGGCFWCMEPPFDALDGVLSTTSGYTGGSLANPTYEQVSAGGTGHVEAVQVRYDPQRVGYAKLLEVYWRNVDALDDGGQFCDRGESYRSAIFVGDAEQRRLAEASKRAIAARLGGPVATTIRDAAPFYPAEEYHQDYARKNPLRYRFYRSRCGRDARLERLWGGAPVH; encoded by the coding sequence ATGACGGGCGCTGCGGGCCGCGCGCGGATCGGGGCCGCCGGGCGGATCGGCGTGATCGGGATCGTGCTGCTCGCGGGCGCCGCCAGCCGCGCCGAGCCGGCTGCCCCCGAGCCGGGCGAGCCTGGGACGGCCAGCGCCGTCTTCGCGGGCGGCTGCTTCTGGTGCATGGAGCCGCCCTTCGACGCGCTCGACGGCGTGCTCTCCACCACCTCGGGCTACACCGGCGGGAGCCTCGCGAACCCGACCTACGAGCAGGTCTCGGCCGGCGGCACCGGCCACGTCGAGGCGGTGCAGGTGCGCTACGACCCGCAGCGCGTCGGCTACGCGAAGCTCCTCGAGGTCTACTGGCGCAACGTGGACGCGCTCGACGACGGCGGGCAGTTCTGCGACCGCGGCGAGTCGTACCGGAGCGCGATCTTCGTGGGCGACGCCGAACAGCGGCGCCTGGCCGAGGCGTCGAAGCGCGCGATCGCCGCGCGGCTCGGCGGGCCCGTCGCGACCACGATCCGCGACGCCGCGCCCTTCTACCCGGCCGAGGAGTACCACCAGGACTACGCGCGGAAGAACCCCCTCCGCTACCGCTTCTACCGCAGCCGCTGCGGGCGCGACGCGCGGCTCGAACGGCTCTGGGGCGGCGCCCCAGTCCACTGA
- a CDS encoding CDP-alcohol phosphatidyltransferase family protein: MEPPRAARGRWGTWANTLSLARLALVPALGTAILHGQPLAAGGLFALAAATDLADGRVARRRGEASPLGGLVDHAADATLCVVGLAAWAGRGELPVLLAPLVAAAFVQYVLDSRALAGRTLRTSALGRWNGIAYYVLVAVPIYRDALGLGGPGRGWILAAGWLLLASTAVSMAGRLLALRAPPQA, translated from the coding sequence GTGGAGCCCCCGCGCGCGGCCCGTGGCCGCTGGGGCACCTGGGCCAACACGCTCTCGCTGGCGCGCCTGGCGCTCGTGCCGGCGCTCGGTACCGCGATCCTGCACGGCCAGCCGCTCGCCGCCGGCGGCCTCTTCGCGCTGGCCGCCGCGACCGATCTCGCCGACGGCCGCGTCGCGCGCCGGCGCGGCGAGGCCTCGCCGCTCGGCGGCCTCGTCGATCACGCGGCCGATGCCACCCTGTGCGTCGTGGGGCTCGCGGCCTGGGCGGGGCGCGGCGAGCTGCCGGTGCTGCTGGCACCGCTCGTCGCCGCCGCCTTCGTGCAGTACGTGCTCGACTCACGCGCGCTCGCCGGGCGCACCCTGCGCACGAGCGCGCTCGGGCGCTGGAACGGCATCGCCTACTACGTCCTCGTCGCCGTCCCGATCTACCGCGACGCGCTCGGGCTGGGCGGGCCCGGCCGGGGCTGGATCCTCGCCGCCGGCTGGCTGCTGCTCGCCTCGACCGCCGTCTCGATGGCGGGCCGGCTGCTCGCCCTGCGCGCTCCGCCTCAGGCCTGA
- a CDS encoding O-acetyl-ADP-ribose deacetylase, whose protein sequence is MARIEVVTADITTLAVDAIVNAANASLLGGGGVDGAIHRAAGPKLLEECRTIGGCPPGEARMTGGYGLPARWVIHAVGPIWRGGGEGEAAVLASAYTESLRLARRSELATIAFPAISTGAYGFPLEAATRIALRSAGAWLVEHEWPRRVTFCCFHAGDAALYLDLLERTARA, encoded by the coding sequence ATGGCTCGCATCGAGGTCGTGACGGCCGACATCACGACGCTGGCCGTGGACGCGATCGTGAACGCGGCGAACGCGTCGTTGCTGGGGGGCGGCGGGGTGGACGGCGCGATCCACCGCGCGGCCGGGCCCAAGCTCCTCGAGGAGTGCCGCACGATCGGCGGCTGCCCGCCGGGCGAGGCGCGCATGACCGGCGGCTACGGGCTGCCCGCGCGCTGGGTGATCCACGCGGTCGGCCCGATCTGGCGCGGCGGCGGCGAGGGCGAGGCGGCGGTGCTGGCCTCGGCCTACACCGAGTCCCTGCGCCTGGCCCGGCGCAGCGAGCTCGCGACGATCGCCTTCCCGGCGATCTCGACCGGCGCCTACGGCTTTCCGCTCGAGGCCGCGACGCGCATCGCCCTGCGCTCGGCCGGCGCCTGGCTGGTCGAGCACGAATGGCCGCGGCGCGTGACCTTCTGCTGCTTCCACGCCGGCGACGCGGCGCTCTACCTCGATCTGCTCGAGCGCACGGCCCGCGCGTAG
- a CDS encoding SUF system NifU family Fe-S cluster assembly protein encodes MSAELRELYQSVILDHYKKPRNYGRPPGADRVAEGVNPLCGDHVHVYAKLEGERVAELGFEGSGCAISTAAASLMTQAVKGRTTGEVRALFERFHELVTGRGEVDPESLGKLAVLAGVREFPARVKCATLAWHALCAALDGTGEPVSTE; translated from the coding sequence ATGAGCGCGGAGCTGCGCGAGCTCTACCAGTCGGTGATCCTCGACCACTACAAGAAGCCGCGCAACTACGGCCGCCCGCCGGGCGCCGACCGGGTGGCCGAGGGCGTGAACCCCCTGTGCGGCGACCACGTGCACGTCTACGCGAAGCTCGAGGGCGAGCGCGTCGCGGAGCTCGGCTTCGAGGGCTCCGGCTGCGCGATCTCGACCGCGGCGGCCTCGCTGATGACCCAGGCCGTGAAGGGCCGCACGACCGGCGAGGTGCGCGCGCTCTTCGAACGCTTCCACGAGCTCGTGACGGGCCGCGGCGAGGTGGACCCCGAGTCGCTCGGCAAGCTCGCCGTCCTGGCGGGCGTCCGCGAGTTCCCGGCGCGGGTCAAGTGCGCGACGCTGGCCTGGCACGCGCTCTGCGCCGCCCTGGACGGCACCGGCGAGCCGGTGAGCACGGAGTGA
- a CDS encoding NAD(P)H-binding protein, producing MSGAAPAAAPGRVLVTGANGSLGRALLARLAGSRTAARALVRSERAAAGVRALPAAPEVVTADYRDAAALGAAAAGCSAVVHLVGILKESPGTSYEDAHEGSARALAAAAIGAGCQRAVYLSILGASVGAANACLASKARAEAILLAPPLRTTVLRVPMVLGGDDPASTALRARARARFAPLVRGGAALEQPIDAADVVEAIVAALARPALAGRVLELAGPESLPRHALVRRTAALAGAPAPTVLPIPLAAARLFAALAERLATNPPLTPAMLGVLEHDDSVDPAPACRALGIELTALDTTLRRCLAGARGA from the coding sequence ATGAGCGGCGCCGCCCCCGCGGCCGCTCCCGGCCGCGTGCTGGTGACCGGCGCCAACGGGAGCCTCGGCCGCGCGCTGCTCGCGCGCCTCGCGGGCAGCCGCACCGCCGCGCGCGCGCTGGTGCGCTCGGAGCGCGCCGCCGCCGGCGTGCGGGCGCTCCCCGCGGCGCCCGAGGTCGTGACCGCCGACTACCGCGACGCCGCGGCGCTCGGCGCGGCCGCCGCCGGCTGCTCTGCCGTGGTGCACCTGGTCGGCATCCTCAAGGAGTCGCCCGGGACGAGCTACGAGGACGCCCACGAGGGCAGCGCCCGGGCGCTCGCGGCCGCCGCGATCGGTGCCGGCTGCCAGCGCGCCGTCTACCTGAGCATCCTCGGCGCGAGCGTGGGAGCGGCCAACGCCTGCCTCGCTTCGAAGGCGCGCGCCGAGGCGATCCTGCTGGCGCCGCCCCTGCGCACCACCGTGCTCCGGGTCCCGATGGTGCTCGGCGGCGACGACCCCGCCAGCACCGCGCTGCGCGCCCGCGCGCGCGCCCGCTTCGCGCCGCTGGTACGCGGCGGCGCCGCGCTCGAGCAGCCGATCGACGCCGCCGACGTGGTCGAGGCGATCGTCGCGGCCCTGGCACGGCCCGCGCTGGCCGGCCGCGTGCTCGAGCTCGCCGGCCCCGAGTCGCTGCCGCGCCACGCCCTCGTCCGGCGCACCGCCGCGCTCGCGGGCGCACCCGCTCCGACCGTCCTCCCGATCCCCCTCGCCGCCGCGCGCCTCTTCGCCGCGCTCGCCGAGCGCCTCGCCACGAACCCCCCGCTCACGCCCGCCATGCTGGGCGTCCTCGAGCACGACGACTCCGTCGACCCCGCCCCGGCCTGCCGCGCGCTCGGCATCGAGCTCACCGCCCTCGACACCACGCTGCGCCGCTGCCTGGCGGGCGCTCGGGGCGCGTGA
- the sufC gene encoding Fe-S cluster assembly ATPase SufC — MLEIRDLHARVGPSGPGGGEPQPILQGLDLVLERGEVAAVMGPNGSGKSTLANVIAGKPGYEVTKGQVLYEGRDLLALAPEERARAGVFLAFQYPVEIPGVGNTYFLKQALNAVRAHRGLEELDAMEFLSLVRAKLKLVEMPEALVKRGVNEGFSGGEKKRNEVLQMALLEPSLCILDETDSGLDIDALRVVAGGVNALRGPERSMLVITHYQRLLEYIVPDRVHVLAGGRIVRSGDKALALELEEKGYGWVQPAAGAAAR, encoded by the coding sequence ATGCTGGAGATCCGCGACCTGCACGCCCGCGTCGGGCCCTCCGGCCCGGGCGGCGGCGAGCCGCAGCCCATCCTGCAGGGGCTCGACCTCGTGCTCGAGCGCGGCGAGGTGGCCGCGGTGATGGGGCCCAACGGCTCGGGCAAGAGCACGCTCGCCAACGTGATCGCGGGCAAGCCGGGCTACGAGGTGACGAAGGGCCAGGTCCTCTACGAAGGCCGCGACCTGCTCGCGCTGGCGCCCGAGGAGCGCGCCCGCGCGGGCGTCTTCCTGGCCTTCCAGTACCCGGTGGAGATCCCGGGCGTCGGCAACACCTACTTCCTGAAGCAGGCGCTGAACGCGGTGCGCGCCCATCGCGGGCTCGAGGAGCTCGACGCCATGGAGTTCCTCTCGCTCGTGCGCGCGAAGCTGAAGCTCGTCGAGATGCCCGAGGCGCTGGTGAAGCGCGGCGTCAACGAGGGCTTCTCGGGTGGCGAGAAGAAGCGCAACGAGGTGCTCCAGATGGCGCTCCTCGAGCCGAGCCTCTGCATCCTCGACGAGACCGACTCGGGCCTCGACATCGACGCGCTGCGCGTGGTGGCGGGCGGCGTGAACGCCCTGCGCGGCCCCGAGCGCTCGATGCTGGTCATCACCCACTACCAGCGGCTGCTCGAGTACATCGTGCCGGACCGGGTGCACGTGCTGGCCGGCGGGCGGATCGTGCGCAGCGGCGACAAGGCGCTGGCCCTCGAGCTCGAGGAGAAGGGCTACGGCTGGGTGCAGCCGGCCGCGGGGGCCGCCGCGCGATGA
- the sufD gene encoding Fe-S cluster assembly protein SufD: MSEASPERHWAEAFAAAAPERAGEPAWLESARKAAIARFAELGLPSRRHEEWRYTSAERIGRVPWRPAPAAALGAGGLDAFELALGEGPRLVFVNGRFAPGWSRREGLPAGVLAADARSRWEPEGAWLEPLLALPAALADRAFAALAAALAPDAAVVRVGRDVALGPPLTVVFLSAPGADAATTPRLVVEAEAGARLSLVEVHAGPAGAERQLRNALGEIVVGPRAAVDHVRIQLDGAGATHLGHVHARVARGGRYASRTVSLGAAVARLDLVVSLDGEGAEATLDGLYVTAGGQHSDNRTTVDHARPHGTSRELYKGVLAGHSRGVFSGKVLVRKGAQKTSAEQRNANLLLSGQAEADSKPQLEIEADDVRCSHGSTIGQLDEEALFFLRARGLDLAAARALLVRAFADEILAGVPGEGLRERLLAGVLAKLAAAGAAEAAS, translated from the coding sequence ATGAGCGAGGCCTCCCCGGAACGGCACTGGGCGGAGGCCTTCGCCGCGGCCGCCCCCGAGCGGGCCGGCGAGCCGGCCTGGCTCGAGTCCGCGCGCAAGGCCGCGATCGCGCGCTTCGCCGAGCTCGGCCTGCCGTCGCGACGACACGAGGAGTGGAGGTACACGAGCGCCGAGCGGATCGGGCGCGTCCCGTGGCGGCCGGCGCCGGCGGCGGCGCTCGGGGCCGGCGGGCTCGACGCCTTCGAGCTCGCGCTCGGCGAGGGCCCGCGCCTCGTCTTCGTGAACGGCCGCTTCGCGCCCGGGTGGAGCCGGCGCGAGGGGCTCCCGGCCGGCGTCCTGGCCGCGGACGCGCGCTCGCGCTGGGAGCCCGAGGGCGCGTGGCTCGAGCCGCTCCTCGCCCTGCCCGCGGCGCTCGCCGATCGCGCCTTCGCCGCGCTCGCGGCGGCGCTCGCGCCCGACGCGGCGGTGGTGCGGGTCGGCCGCGACGTCGCGCTCGGGCCGCCGCTCACCGTCGTCTTCCTGAGCGCGCCGGGCGCGGACGCGGCCACGACGCCGCGCCTCGTGGTCGAGGCGGAGGCCGGCGCGCGGCTCTCGCTCGTCGAGGTCCACGCCGGCCCCGCCGGCGCCGAGCGCCAGCTCCGCAACGCGCTCGGCGAGATCGTCGTGGGCCCGCGCGCCGCCGTCGACCACGTCCGGATCCAGCTCGACGGCGCCGGCGCGACCCACCTGGGCCACGTCCACGCGCGCGTCGCACGCGGCGGCCGCTACGCGAGCCGCACGGTCTCGCTCGGCGCCGCCGTCGCGCGCCTCGACCTGGTGGTGAGCCTCGACGGCGAGGGCGCCGAGGCGACGCTCGACGGGCTCTACGTCACGGCCGGCGGCCAGCACAGCGACAACCGCACCACCGTGGACCACGCGCGCCCGCACGGCACGAGCCGCGAGCTCTACAAGGGCGTGCTGGCGGGGCACTCGCGGGGCGTCTTCAGCGGCAAGGTGCTGGTGCGCAAGGGCGCGCAGAAGACCAGCGCCGAGCAGCGCAACGCGAACCTGCTCCTGAGCGGCCAGGCCGAGGCGGACAGCAAGCCCCAGCTCGAGATCGAGGCCGACGACGTGCGCTGCAGCCACGGCTCGACGATCGGCCAGCTCGACGAGGAGGCGCTCTTCTTCCTGCGCGCCCGCGGGCTCGACCTCGCGGCGGCCCGCGCGCTGCTCGTGCGCGCCTTCGCGGACGAGATCCTGGCAGGGGTGCCCGGCGAGGGGCTGCGCGAGCGGCTGCTCGCGGGCGTGCTCGCGAAGCTCGCGGCGGCCGGCGCCGCGGAGGCGGCGTCGTGA
- the sufB gene encoding Fe-S cluster assembly protein SufB, whose product MANETLEQLARADYEWGFTTDVEQDVLEPGLSEDVIRLISTKKGEPAWMLDWRLAAYRRWTRMEEPHHWARVAFPPIDYQAIRYYAAPKQKKKLESLDELDPEIRRTYEKLGIPLDEQKMLAGVAVDAVFDSVSVATTFKKELEKHGIVFLPFSEAVHRVPELVQQYLGSVVPQGDNFFAALNSAVFTDGSFVYIPPGVRCPMELSTYFRINASETGQFERTLIIADRGAHVSYLEGCTAPQRDENQLHAAVVELVALDDAEIKYSTVQNWYPGDAEGRGGIYNFVTKRGKCAGRRSKISWTQVETGSAITWKYPSCILQGDDSVGEFYSVALTARHQQADTGTKMIHIGKRTRSTIVSKGISAAHGQNSYRGLVRIQKGADGARNYSQCDSLLIGDRCGAHTFPYLEVQNPTAQVEHEATTSKIGEDQLFYCQQRGLSEEDAVNLIVNGFCKRVLKELPMEFAVEAQKLLGVSLEGAVG is encoded by the coding sequence ATGGCCAACGAGACCCTCGAGCAGCTCGCCCGCGCCGACTACGAGTGGGGCTTCACGACCGACGTCGAGCAGGACGTGCTCGAGCCCGGCCTCTCGGAGGACGTGATCCGCCTGATCTCGACCAAGAAGGGCGAGCCCGCGTGGATGCTCGACTGGCGCCTCGCGGCCTATCGGCGCTGGACCCGGATGGAGGAGCCGCACCACTGGGCCCGCGTCGCCTTCCCGCCGATCGACTACCAGGCGATCCGCTACTACGCGGCCCCGAAGCAGAAGAAGAAGCTCGAGAGCCTCGACGAGCTCGATCCCGAGATCCGCCGCACCTACGAGAAGCTCGGCATCCCGCTCGACGAGCAGAAGATGCTGGCCGGCGTGGCGGTGGACGCGGTCTTCGACTCGGTGTCGGTGGCGACGACCTTCAAGAAGGAGCTCGAGAAGCACGGGATCGTCTTCCTGCCCTTCTCGGAGGCGGTGCACCGCGTGCCCGAGCTGGTGCAGCAGTACCTGGGCTCGGTGGTGCCGCAGGGGGACAACTTCTTCGCCGCCCTGAACTCGGCGGTCTTCACCGACGGCTCGTTCGTCTACATCCCGCCCGGCGTGCGCTGCCCGATGGAGCTCTCCACCTACTTCCGGATCAACGCCTCCGAGACCGGCCAGTTCGAGCGCACCCTGATCATCGCCGACCGCGGCGCACACGTGAGCTACCTCGAGGGCTGCACGGCGCCGCAGCGCGACGAGAACCAGCTCCACGCCGCGGTCGTCGAGCTGGTCGCGCTCGACGACGCCGAGATCAAGTACTCGACGGTCCAGAACTGGTACCCCGGCGACGCCGAGGGGCGCGGCGGGATCTACAACTTCGTGACCAAGCGCGGCAAGTGCGCCGGGCGCCGCTCGAAGATCTCCTGGACGCAGGTGGAGACCGGCTCGGCGATCACCTGGAAGTACCCGAGCTGCATCCTGCAGGGCGACGACTCGGTGGGCGAGTTCTACTCGGTGGCCCTGACCGCCAGGCACCAGCAGGCCGACACCGGGACCAAGATGATCCACATCGGCAAGCGCACCCGGAGCACGATCGTCTCGAAGGGCATCTCGGCCGCCCACGGCCAGAACTCCTACCGGGGCCTGGTGCGGATCCAGAAGGGCGCCGACGGGGCCCGCAACTACTCGCAGTGCGACTCGCTGCTGATCGGCGACCGCTGCGGTGCGCACACCTTCCCCTACCTCGAGGTGCAGAACCCGACGGCGCAGGTGGAGCACGAGGCCACCACCTCGAAGATCGGCGAGGACCAGCTCTTCTACTGCCAGCAGCGCGGGCTCTCCGAGGAGGACGCCGTGAACCTGATCGTGAACGGCTTCTGCAAGCGCGTGCTGAAGGAGCTGCCGATGGAGTTCGCCGTGGAGGCGCAGAAGCTGCTCGGCGTGAGCCTCGAAGGAGCCGTGGGATGA